In Streptomyces sp. NBC_00683, the DNA window CTCGCGATCATGATCCTGCCGATCGTGACCAGCGTCAGCCGCGAGGTCTTCCTCCAGGTCCCGAAGATGAACGAGGAAGCGGCGCTCGCCCTCGGAGCCACCCGCTGGGAGGTCATCCGCCTCTCGGTACTGCCCTTCGGCCGCTCCGGGATCATCTCCGCCTCGATGCTGGGCCTGGGCCGGGCGCTCGGCGAGACGATGGCCGTCGCCACGGTCCTGTCGCCGAGCTTCCTCATCTCGCTGCACGTGCTCAATCCGGGCGGCGGGACCTTCGCGCAGAACATCGCGGCCAAGTTCGGCGAGGCCGACGAATTCGGGCGCGACGCCCTGATCGCCTCGGGCCTCGTCCTCTTCGTCCTCACCCTGCTGGTCAACGGCGCGGCCCGGCTCATCATCGCCCGCCGCAAGGAGTACTCGGGGGCCAACGCATGAGCCACGCCACCACCACCGACGTCCAGGACAAGCGTCCGCGGACCTCGCCGGATCACCGCAAGGGCAGCCTCAGCAGCCGCAGCCTCCCCCGGTGGGCGCCCCTCGGATTCGCCGCCGTCGCCATCGCGCTCGGCGTCGGCATCAGCGTCGCCGCCGGCTGGCACAGCCGCGTGCAGTGGGGCCTGATCTCCGCCCTGCTCTTCCTGGCCATCTCCTACGTCGTGACGACCGTGGTCGAGAACCAGCGTCAGGCCAAGGACCGCCTCGCCACCAGCATCGTCTGGGTGTGCTTCGTCGTCGCCGTCGTCCCGCTCGCCTCGCTGCTCTGGACCACCATCAGCCGCGGCTCCGAGCGTCTCGACGGATACTTCCTCACCCACTCCATGGCCGGGGTCCTCGGCTCGGAGGACAGCGGCGGCGTCTACCACGCGCTGATCGGCACCCTGGAGCAGGTCGGCATCGCCACGCTGATCTCCGCCCCGCTCGGACTGCTGACCGCGGTCTACCTCGTCGAGTACGGCAAGGGCGCGCTCGCCAGGTCCGTCACCTTCTTCGTCGACGTGATGACCGGAATCCCGTCGATCGTCGCCGGTCTCTTCATCCTGTCGATCATGCTGATCGCGAGCATCGAGCCGTCCGGCCTGATGGGCGCGCTCGCCCTGACGATCCTGATGATCCCGGTCGTGGTCCGCTCCACGGAGGAGATGCTCAAGCTCGTCCCGAACGAGCTCCGCGAGGCCTCCCTCGCCCTGGGCATCCCCAAGTGGCGCACCATCCTGAAGGTGGTCCTCCCCACCGCGATCGGCGGCATCACCACGGGCGTCATGCTCGCCATCGCCCGTATCGCGGGAGAGACGGCTCCGATCATCCTGCTGGTCTTCGGCAGCCAGCTGATCAACACGAACCCCTTCGAAGGCGCCCAGTCCTCGCTGCCGTTCTACATCTACGAGCAGTACAAGGTCGGCGAGGCCGCGTCCTACGACCGCGCCTGGGCCGCCGCCCTGGTCCTGATCGCCTTCGTCATGATCCTCAATCTGGCGGCGCGCGGTATCGCCCGCTGGAAGGCCCCGAAGACCGGTCGCTGACGCGGCCAACAGCGACCTCCGAAAGAAGCAGTGATTCTCATGGCCAAGCGCATCGACATCGGCGGCCTCTCCGCCTTCTACGGCTCCCACAAGGCCATCGAGGACATCTCGATGACCGTGGAGCCCCGCTCCGTGACCGCCTTCATCGGCCCGTCCGGCTGCGGCAAGTCCACCTTCCTGCGCACCCTGAACCGCATGCACGAGGTCACCCCCGGTGGCCGCGTCGAGGGCAAGGTGCTGCTGGACGACGAGAACCTGTACGGGCCCGGGGTCGACCCGGTCACCGTGCGCCGCACCGTGGGCATGGTCTTCCAGCGCCCGAACCCGTTCCCGACCATGTCGATCTTCGACAACGTCGCCGCGGGCCTGAAGCTGAACGGCTCGTACCGCAAGAACCAGCTGTCGGACGTCGTCGAGAAGTCCCTCAGGGGCGCCAACCTCTGGAACGAGGTCAAGGACCGCCTGAACAAGCCCGGCTCCGGCCTCTCCGGCGGCCAGCAGCAGCGCCTGTGCATCGCCCGCGCCATCGCGGTCGAGCCGGACGTGCTGCTGATGGACGAGCCGTGCTCGGCACTCGACCCGATCTCGACCCTCGCGATCGAGGACCTGGTCGGTGAGCTGAAGGAGCGCTTCACGATCGTCATCGTGACGCACAACATGCAGCAGGCGGCGCGCGTCTCGGACCGTACGGCGTTCTTCAACCTGTCGGCGGTGGGCAAGCCCGGCCGGCTGATCGAGATCGACGAGACGGAGCGGATCTTCTCCAACCCGTCGGTCCAGGCGACCGAGGACTACATCTCGGGCCGCTTCGGATAACCACAGACGGCCTTGGGGTGCTGCATGGCGGTGCCACCACAAGGCAGAGGGCCCGCCCCCGGTCCCGATCTTCCGATCGGAGCGGGGGCGGACCCATGCGACACGGTCACCCCGTACTCGCCGTCATCGCGGTTCGGCCGTCACGCCGTCAGGCCGTCACCCGAAGAGCAGGGCCACGACGCCGTAGCTCAGCGCGGCGACCAGCGCCGCGGCCGGCATGGTGATGAACCATCCCAGGATGATGTTCTTGGCCACGCCCCACCGCACGGCGTTCACCCGCTTCGTGGCGCCCACACCCATGATCGCCGAGGTGATCACATGCGTCGTGGAGATCGGCGCGTGGAACAGGAACGCCGAGCCGAACATGATCGACGCACCCGTGGTCTCCGCCGCGAAGCCCTGCGGCGGGTCCAGCTCGATGATCTTGCGGCCGAGCGTACGCATGATGCGCCAGCCGCCCGCGTACGTACCGAGCGAGAGCATCAGCGCACAGGCGATCTTCACCCAGACCGGGATCTCGTCGTTGGGTCCCTCGACATCGGCGATGACCAGCGCCATCACGACGATGCCCATCGTCTTCTGCGCGTCCTGGAGGCCGTGCCCGAGCGCCATGCCCGCCGCCGAGACCGTCTGCGCGATACGGAAGCCGCGCTTGGCCTTGTGGGGGTTGGACTTCCGGAACATCCACATGATCGCGACCATCACCAGATAGCCCACGACCAGACCGATGACCGGCGAGAGGAACATCGGGATGACGATCTTGTCGAGGACGCCGTCCCAGTGCACCATCGTCCCGCCGGCCAGCGCCGCGCCGACCATGCCGCCGAACAGGGCGTGCGAGGACGAGGACGGCAGACCGTAGTACCAGGTGATGAGGTTCCAGATGATCGCGCCGACCAGCGCCGCGAAGAGGATTCCCATCCCCTTCTGCCCCTCGGGCGTGGCGATGATCCCTTCGCTGACGGTCTTGGCGACCCCCTGGCCCAGGAAGGCGCCGGCGAGGTTCATCACAGCGGCCATCGCCAGAGCCGCACGCGGGGTCAGCGCCCGGGTGGAGACCGAGGTGGCGATGGCGTTCGCCGAGTCGTGGAAGCCGTTCGTATACGTGAAGCCGAGCGCGACGCCGATGGTCACGATCAGCGCAAAGGTGTCCACGAGGTTCAGGACTCCTTGACCGCGATGGTCTCCACGGTGTTCGCAACGTGCTCGAACGCGTCAGCGGCCTCTTCCAGCACATCCACGATCTGCTTGAGCTTCAGCACCTCCATGGCGTCGTACTTGCCGTTGAAGAGCTGGGCGAGCAGCTTGCGGTGGATCTGGTCGGCCTGGTTCTCGAGACGGTTGACCTCGATCCAGTACTCGGTGAGGTTCTGCATGGTCCGCAGGCTCGGCATCGCCTCGGCGGTCAGCTCCGCAGCGCGGGCCAGCACCTCGATCTGCTGCTCGACACCCTTGGGGAGCTCGTCCACCTGGTACAGCACGACCAGGTCGACGGCCTCCTCCATGAAGTCCATGATGTCGTCGAGCGACGACGCGAGGTTGTAGATGTCCTCGCGGTCGAACGGCGTGATGAAGGAGGAGTTCAGCTGGTGGAAGATCGCGTGGGTGGCATCGTCCCCCGCGTGCTCCGCTGCCCGCATACGCTCCGCGATCTCGACTCGGGAGGCAGAATCCGCCCCGAGCAGTTCCATCAGGAGTTTCGAGCCCGTGACGATGTTGTCCGCGGATGCGGAAAACATGTCGTAGAAGCTCGTCTCCCTGGGGGTCAGACGAAAGCGCACGTGGGGTCCTCGGGGTGCTTTGGATTCGGTCAGGCTGATGCTAGGCGCATCATCCGGCCACGGCTAACCGGCGTTATTCAGTGTCGCGCATCGGGCACAGTGATCAGCACGGCCCCCCGGTCACGTTTCGGCTGGATTCGTTACGATATACCCGGCAGGGGTATACAGACCGGGCAGACAGGTCTACGGACGCAGAGCAAGAGGACAACGGGAGGACCCCATGACGACGACCGAGGCCACTGAATCAGCCGACGCAGCCGGTACGGAAGAGGTCGTCACCGACCATGACCGCGGCATCCACGGCTACCACCACCAGAAGGACGAGCACCTGAAGCGGCTGCGCCGCATCGAGGGCCAGGTCCGTGGCCTGCAGCGCATGGTGGACGAGGACATCTACTGCATCGACATACTCACCCAGGTCTCGGCGTCCACGAAGGCACTGCAGTCCTTCGCGCTCCAGCTACTGGAGGAGCATCTGCGCCATTGCGTCGCCGATGCCGCGGTCAAGGGCGGAGCGGAGATCGACGCGAAGGTCGAGGAGGCCACGAAGGCGATCGCCCGCCTCCTGCGCACCTGAGGTGGCCGGAAACGTATGGGGCTCCGACAAGGTCCGTGAGATGTCCGACAGCGGCGGAGCCGGAGCTCATCCCCCGTGGGTGCACTGCCGGGGGATCGTCGGCGGCCGCTCGGCCAGGGCCGTCGTGACGTTGAGCACCTCGTCGATGCGGTCCGGACTCAGCCGGTCCTCACACGTGGCCGAAGCCGCGATCATGAGCTCGCCGCACAGTTCGATCTCGGCGAGAGCCACACAGTCCTGAGCGTTCGGAGCGCTGAGCGTCACCACCTGCGTCACCTCTCTCTGCCGTCGCCGACCCTGGCGCACCGACTTCCTAGGGTAGGCAGCGCAACACTCACCGCGCATGGCACGGACGGACCATTTCAGCCCCCTCCCTACGGTGTTTCCGGGCCACCCCGCCCCTGCTGGATGCTGCCCGTGTAGATGTCCCCGGCGGGCGGAAGCTCCACGGCGACCGGTGCCCCGAACCCGTACAGCAGCATCGTCGACACCACCGACACCGCCGGTCCCTCCGAGGCGAAGCTGAAGCGGTGGCGCACCTTCCGCAGCAGTCCCTTGTCGTCGAGGTACACGTCGAACGGCACCGCGTCCGTGCTGAACCCTTTCGCCGCGGCCGCCAGCGCGCCGCGCGAGGACGGCGACGCCACCACCGCCGCCCGCCCGATGTCAGAGGTCCCCCGGTAGTGGCGGACCGCCACCCCGGCGAGCTCCGTCCTCCCCACGTACGTCACCTCGCCCGCCCCGCGCAGCAGTTCGGCGGCGGCCATCGGATCGGTGACGCCGCCCGTGACGAGGTTGCCGTCCTCCAGGGCCGTCGTGTCGATCCTGACCCACTTGTCGTCGGGCACTCCGGCACCGCGGTTCTTCATGTAGAGCGCCCCGGGCGCCAGCAGCTCCGTGATCGGCCGGTGCCCGGCCGCCCCTGCGGCGTCCTTCGGCAGTACCACCTTGATCCGGCCCAGCTGCCTGCGGAAGTCGTACGCTCCCTGGCCCCGGATCGTCACCCGCGTCCCGCCGGCCGCGGTCTCCATCGACGTACGCGTCCCGGCGCTGCCCGCTGCGGTCAGCCGGTCGGCGGCCCGCCGGACCACGGCCGCCGGGGTGCCGGCGGGTCCGCCGTCACCGGCCACGGACCGCTCGCCGGCCCCGTCACCGCCGCTCCTGCCGGAGCACCCGGTGCTCACCGCCATCACACCCGCCACGGCCAGGGCGCACACAGCCAGTGCCCCGCCTCCGCACCTGTGCTGCTGCACCACCATCGCCTGCCAACCCCCAACGACGTACCCCTGACCGAGCTCCCGCCCGCCTCGCCTAACGACCACCGGGGCGCCCCGTCACGCCACAAGGGCCCGCCCCACCCCACCCGGGGGCTCAGGGAAGCCGATCGGCCCACCCGCAGACGGTCGCCGGCCGGCCCCAGTACCGTGGACGCGTGTATGAGGACCCCCCGGACTCCGCCGTCCAAGCCCCCGCCCCGGCACACACCACCACCACCGTCGAACGAGGCTCGTTCTGCCTGGCCCGCTGCACCTGCGGCTGGTCGGGACCGGCCAGACGCTCGCGCGACCGGGCCCGCACCGACGCCGAACACCACAGCGCCGCGCCGGGCCGCCCAGAGGCGCCCGGTCTCTGAGGAGTGCCGGTGGGTGCCGGTGGGAAACGTCCCCGGCTAAGGGGTGGCCGGACGCTCGAGGATCTCTTCCAGCCGCCGCACGAAGGCGTCCGTGTCCGGACCTGTCTCCGGCAGGAGCTTCCGGAGGAGAGCCAGGTCCTCCGCCAACTCCTGGATCAGGTTCCGGGCGGGCGCACGGTCGAGCAGGGCGTCGAACAGCGCGGCGGCCCCGTCCGGGTCCGGCAGCGCGCAGGTCATGACGAACAGGCACTCGTGCGCCCACGCAGCCTTCGGGCCCTCACCCTCCGCCCCGGCCGCGGACACCCGGACAGCGCGCCGGAACTGCTCCGTGGCCGCCTCCTCATCACCGGTCATGCGCAGAGCCACGGCATGCAGACCCAGGTTCCAGCCGTCCTCGGAGTCGAGGCCGAGGCCCCGGACACAATCGGCGAGCGCCTCGTCATGGCGGCCCATGAGCAGAAGGACCTGGGCGCG includes these proteins:
- a CDS encoding inorganic phosphate transporter, which codes for MDTFALIVTIGVALGFTYTNGFHDSANAIATSVSTRALTPRAALAMAAVMNLAGAFLGQGVAKTVSEGIIATPEGQKGMGILFAALVGAIIWNLITWYYGLPSSSSHALFGGMVGAALAGGTMVHWDGVLDKIVIPMFLSPVIGLVVGYLVMVAIMWMFRKSNPHKAKRGFRIAQTVSAAGMALGHGLQDAQKTMGIVVMALVIADVEGPNDEIPVWVKIACALMLSLGTYAGGWRIMRTLGRKIIELDPPQGFAAETTGASIMFGSAFLFHAPISTTHVITSAIMGVGATKRVNAVRWGVAKNIILGWFITMPAAALVAALSYGVVALLFG
- a CDS encoding metal-sensitive transcriptional regulator, whose protein sequence is MTTTEATESADAAGTEEVVTDHDRGIHGYHHQKDEHLKRLRRIEGQVRGLQRMVDEDIYCIDILTQVSASTKALQSFALQLLEEHLRHCVADAAVKGGAEIDAKVEEATKAIARLLRT
- a CDS encoding DUF47 domain-containing protein, with the protein product MRFRLTPRETSFYDMFSASADNIVTGSKLLMELLGADSASRVEIAERMRAAEHAGDDATHAIFHQLNSSFITPFDREDIYNLASSLDDIMDFMEEAVDLVVLYQVDELPKGVEQQIEVLARAAELTAEAMPSLRTMQNLTEYWIEVNRLENQADQIHRKLLAQLFNGKYDAMEVLKLKQIVDVLEEAADAFEHVANTVETIAVKES
- the pstA gene encoding phosphate ABC transporter permease PstA gives rise to the protein MSHATTTDVQDKRPRTSPDHRKGSLSSRSLPRWAPLGFAAVAIALGVGISVAAGWHSRVQWGLISALLFLAISYVVTTVVENQRQAKDRLATSIVWVCFVVAVVPLASLLWTTISRGSERLDGYFLTHSMAGVLGSEDSGGVYHALIGTLEQVGIATLISAPLGLLTAVYLVEYGKGALARSVTFFVDVMTGIPSIVAGLFILSIMLIASIEPSGLMGALALTILMIPVVVRSTEEMLKLVPNELREASLALGIPKWRTILKVVLPTAIGGITTGVMLAIARIAGETAPIILLVFGSQLINTNPFEGAQSSLPFYIYEQYKVGEAASYDRAWAAALVLIAFVMILNLAARGIARWKAPKTGR
- the pstB gene encoding phosphate ABC transporter ATP-binding protein PstB gives rise to the protein MAKRIDIGGLSAFYGSHKAIEDISMTVEPRSVTAFIGPSGCGKSTFLRTLNRMHEVTPGGRVEGKVLLDDENLYGPGVDPVTVRRTVGMVFQRPNPFPTMSIFDNVAAGLKLNGSYRKNQLSDVVEKSLRGANLWNEVKDRLNKPGSGLSGGQQQRLCIARAIAVEPDVLLMDEPCSALDPISTLAIEDLVGELKERFTIVIVTHNMQQAARVSDRTAFFNLSAVGKPGRLIEIDETERIFSNPSVQATEDYISGRFG